A genomic stretch from Plasmodium brasilianum strain Bolivian I chromosome 9, whole genome shotgun sequence includes:
- a CDS encoding signal recognition particle subunit SRP72 has product MSESQINSKDTPSIEEIKLNFETKKFENVLNLTKIIYNNNNCNEYALKARYSCFIEKGGFSKIIQEIKDKNVLFEFFYSMYKLKKYKKLNGCLKYFKEHENKYEDFIDVLLAEVNFKLHNFDVCINSYEFLLRNNKAKQVIAATVNLNSSYFSLYIKLLYEYNFLRKKKNTKRSQRKEKYKNNKDVKNEKHKKSISNRDGNDNDNDNYSYNYNSNDKINSNCNDDSNGNGNTGGTTVKAHGAIEFKDIQNLKDQIAASTNDFNYDKNDSFEQLFNYATFFAIEKNFSEALKFLDILDDVCNNTLIAGEIGSDNADISVEVEEEGVNGYTEVTREKMKGANMSMNHVDELSIKRVLIQMERAYVYSKTNKVNEAISLYENILKNYDNNINEDIVLLAYNNYIALMHNDSQKVFEKKNSKKTTPLIFTINTDKLNQIKIFLIMNKRVHNELSEYITSTINFNECILSLSNNNKEEFKSKLAKFSLKFSNSVLLDRLYILLYKDINYLKCKHYIHNNIDLMNSVENKIKFINAYIYLCYEKKNYKDIVNILLKYQHIFQSSPSHYGIFFSNLFHIYICVNYKENCKKTSGSESATDNALLPHKNLEAVISLFEKYKNSVKTNIQIVNYETLLLVSKYLICHDKSNILIDIFDHLSKEVKNNFNFFTCFTYIYTYMNINNAYKYEDKLKKIVLPETYLIDVEELENKSIPFDSIVNNNLSSLSVDKSKRKRKRLRKKNKKSIETLNNQSSYDPDKWLPKHEKSGFKKSKKKKQKMEADKTKDVVYVEENKTQINQAKLQNLKKRRKK; this is encoded by the exons ATGAGCGAATCTCAAATAAACTCGAAAGACACCCCCTCCATTGAagagataaaattaaatttcgAAACGAAAAAGTTTGAAAATGTTCTTAACTTGACaaagattatatataataacaacaattGCAATGAGTACGCGTTAAAAGCAAGGTATTCTTGTTTTATTGAAAAAGGAGGgtttagtaaaataatacaagAA ATTAAAGATAAGAAtgttttatttgaatttttttattctatgtataaattaaaaaaatataaaaaattgaatggttgtttaaaatattttaaagaacatgaaaataaatatgaagatTTTATTGATGTGTTATTAGCTGaagtaaattttaaattgcATAACTTTGATGTTTGTATTAATTCATACGAATTcttattaagaaataataaagcgAAACAAGTAATTGCAGCAACGGTTAACTTGAATAGTAGTTACTTTTCCttgtacataaaattattgtatgaatacaattttttgaggaaaaaaaaaaatactaaaagaAGTCAGAGGAAAGAGAAGTATAAGAATAACAAGGATGTGAAGAATGAGAAACATAAGAAGAGTATCAGTAACAGGGATGGTAACGATAACGATAACGATAACTACAGCTATAACTACAACAGTAACGATAAAATCAATAGTAATTGTAACGACGATAGTAACGGTAATGGTAATACTGGCGGGACAACTGTGAAGGCACATGGAGCTATAGAATTTAAGGACATACAAAATTTGAAAGACCAAATTGCTGCAAGTACCAATGATTTTAactatgataaaaatgatagcTTTGAGCAACTGTTTAATTATGCTACATTTTTTGCAATAGAAAAGAATTTTTCCGAGGCCTTAAAATTCCTTGATATACTGGATGATGTATGTAATAATACGCTAATTGCAGGGGAAATTGGTTCGGATAACGCTGATATATCAGTTGAAGTAGAGGAAGAAGGTGTAAATGGCTATACTGAAGTAACAAGAGAAAAGATGAAAGGAGCGAATATGTCAATGAATCACGTGGATGAACTAAGTATAAAAAGAGTGCTAATTCAAATGGAAAGAGCATATGTTTATTCTAAAACAAACAAAGTGAATGAAGCCATAtctttatatgaaaatatattgaaaaattatgataataatataaatgaagatatagtattattagcttataataattacatagCATTAATGCATAATGATAGTCAAAAAGtttttgagaaaaaaaattcaaagaaAACTACACCTctcatttttactattaataCTGATAAATTGAACcagataaaaatttttcttattatgaataaaagAGTACATAATGAGCTCAGCGAATATATAACTAgtacaataaattttaatgaatgcATATTATCgttaagtaataataataaagaagaatTTAAGTCGAAATTGGCCAAATTCTCCTTAAAATTTAGCAACTCTGTATTATTGGATAGGTTATATATACTACTCTATAAGGATATCAACTACTTGAAATGCAAAcattacatacataataacaTTGATTTAATGAACTCtgtagaaaataaaattaaatttattaatgcatatatatatctatgttatgaaaaaaagaactacAAAGATATTGTAAATATCCTTTTAAAGTATCAACACATATTTCAAAGTAGTCCTAGTCATTATGGCAtctttttttccaatttgtttcatatatatatttgcgtAAATTATAAGGAAAATTGTAAGAAGACTAGTGGTAGCGAAAGTGCTACTGATAATGCATTATTACCTCACAAAAATTTAGAGGCAGTAATTTCCTTATTTGAAAAGTACAAAAATAGtgttaaaacaaatatacaaatagTTAATTATGAAACGCTCCTTTTAGTTAGTAAATATTTGATATGCCATGACAAGTCTAATATTCTTATTGATATTTTTGATCATTTATCCAAGGAAGtgaaaaacaattttaatttctttacttgctttacatatatttatacctatatgaatataaataatgcatataaatatgaagataagttaaaaaaaatcgtTCTACCTGAAACATACCTTATTGATGTAGAAGAACtggaaaataaaagcatCCCATTTGACTCTATTGTGAACAACAATCTAAGTTCATTATCTGTAGACAAAAGTAAGAGAAAACGCAAAAGattgaggaaaaaaaataaaaaatcaattGAAACACTAAATAATCAAAGCAGCTATGATCCTGATAAGTGGTTACCAAAACACGAAAAATCAGGATTTAAAAagtccaaaaaaaaaaaacaaaaaatggaaGCAGATAAAACAAAGGACGTTGTATATGTGGAGGAAAATAAAACTCAGATAAATCAAGCAAAATTgcaaaatttgaaaaaaaggaggaaaaaataa
- a CDS encoding casein kinase 1, with product MEIRVANKYALGKKLGSGSFGDIYVAKDIVTMEEFAVKLESTRSKHPQLLYESKLYKILGGGIGVPKVYWYGIEGDFTIMVLDLLGPSLEDLFTLCNRKFSLKTVLMTADQMLNRIEYVHSKNFIHRDIKPDNFLIGRGKKVTLIHIIDFGLAKKYRDSRSHTHIPYKEGKNLTGTARYASINTHLGIEQSRRDDIEALGYVLMYFLRGSLPWQGLKAISKKDKYDKIMEKKISTSVEVLCRNASFEFVTYLNYCRSLRFEDRPDYTYLRRLLKDLFIREGFTYDFLFDWTCVYASEKDKKKMLENKNRFDQTADQEGRVKQN from the exons ATGGAAATAAGAGTAGCGAATAAATATGCTCTGGGGAAAAAGTTAGGGAGTGGTTCATTTGGTGATATTTATGTTGCGAAAGATATTGTAACTATGGAAGAATTTGCTGTAAAATTA gaATCAACGAGATCGAAACATCCTCAACTGTTATACGAATCAAAgctttataaaatattaggaGGAGGAA tTGGAGTACCTAAAGTATATTGGTATGGGATAGAAGGAGATTTTACTATTATGGTTCTTGATTTATTAGGGCCATCTTTAGAAGATCTTTTTACCCTTTGTAAtagaaaattttctttaaagaCTGTCCTAATGACAGCAGATCAAATG ttAAACAGAATTGAATATGTACATtccaaaaattttatacatagAGATATTAAACCAGATAACTTTTTAATAG gaagaggaaaaaaagttacattaattcatattattgATTTTGGACTTGCAAAAAAATACAGAGATTCAAGgtcacatacacatataccatataaagaaggaaaaaatttaacagGAACAGCAAGATATGCTAGTATAAATACTCATTTAG GAATTGAACAGTCTCGTAGGGACGATATAGAAGCCCTAGGATATGTTCTTATGTATTTTCTTAGAGGAAGTTTACCATGGCAAGGCCTTAAGGCTATTTCTAAAAAGGacaaatatgataaaattatggaaaaaaaaatatcaacaTCCGTTGAAGTCTTGTGTAGAAATGCAAGCT TCGAATTtgtaacatatttaaattattgtcGATCTTTAAGATTTGAAGATAGACCTGATTATACATATCTAAGAAGACTTTTAAAAGACTTATTTATAAG AGAAGGATTTACATATGATTTTCTATTTGATTGGACATGTGTTTATGCATCAgaaaaggacaaaaaaaaaatgttagaaaataaaaatcgaTTCGATCAAACAGCAGATCAAGAAGGAAGAGTaaagcaaaattaa
- a CDS encoding tudor staphylococcal nuclease codes for MNTSLFAVLEDGVAQERQISLACINCPKLFMKSQSVEKNEEPFAWESREFIRKMIIGKNVSFVVEYTYNNRTYCSVFFEGQNLSILLLEKGYANLVSNKNVKTNVYADLESYYTEAKERKIGIFSNNINYYVRDIVYSYNDKNENKKLYDSFLNRRMKCIVEHVRDGSNFRVFAECVENEKRDEEKNGNINAKTNSVNGPSTGLNNDLNNTNKKNNSSSSKRKKNGNYKKKMNEDDQKKEEKYLTMYYFSFYVCGIIVDMFKKEIVNNVETVKEELYAMETKKFVESRLLNRDIEIEIKHLDNNCNLYANVYYKLGNICTLLLKNGYAYINEYTIKYVDNAIEYKRALDEAIQLRKKKWINYTEKKVDFEKEYFTTVVEVLYGDVIIVDYKNEERRLYMASIKCEKHNTDLKLNTLCILAKDYLKSQIVGERVKIVTEYVRTPQSNSDGYIPQCSDDKGRMHFVTVYKLGKKKSNQNTRKESLSNIWEEEKNGKKVALGGSKLKGKKGVDGMRSVNGVSGINGVSEVNGIKSTKSGKNAKIKLGEKLLNGGVNKPEEEEYINLNEQLVSRGLARVISQRQEDEKASNYFHLQELEKEAEQKKVGRFNQHIDIIKINNISGSDNALRARSFENVLNKYNNLNACVDFIYGANRFKLHIPSQNLLINFILLGISVQKINLKDLGTIESNHKKVNEEYLNGDEIKKSKKEKIEYREIAIQAYKYTRKMLMQRNVQISIVTCDKGGNFIGILKYQNKDFSVHLLSLGYGVLNEIGLNNTNERNNYVKAAEEAKKHKRNIWSIEKTEDADNLLNVEKDLSAFDNIYYCSYVDDITNICIQLKSKQEQLKKLQDELNKNPDIDILSSYTLTEINKNSLVMAKYVDKCYYRAVVLQVNKSKKKAIVKYIDFGNEEELDFIDIKKLNDSFNLKNYIPFSIKVALAGLKIPAENKTDLIIYIKKFLLDKYLYVKFEKKENNTYYVVFYDYEQFTSNKNVKSVNEELVFNGICYVDNLSDTKIFEKLKREEALAKKNKLVIWSYGDIDYDDEN; via the coding sequence ATGAATACATCCCTATTTGCTGTTCTTGAAGATGGAGTAGCCCAGGAAAGACAGATAAGCTTAGCGTGCATTAACTGCCCGAAGTTATTTATGAAGAGTCAGAGTGTCGAAAAGAATGAGGAACCATTTGCATGGGAAAGTAGAGAGTTTATcagaaaaatgataattgGAAAAAATGTAAGTTTCGTAGttgaatatacatacaataatAGAACATATTGTAGTGTTTTTTTTGAAGGTCAAAACTTatctattttgttattagAGAAAGGTTATGCTAATCTggtttcaaataaaaatgtaaaaacaaATGTATATGCAGATTTAGAAAGTTATTATACGGAGgcaaaagaaagaaaaattggTATTTTTAGTAACAATATTAATTACTATGTCAGAGATATTGTTTACTCGTACAacgataaaaatgaaaacaaaaaattatatgattcTTTTTTGAATAGAAGAATGAAATGTATTGTAGAACATGTGAGGGATGGATCTAACTTTCGCGTATTTGCAGAGTGtgtagaaaatgaaaaaagggaTGAAGAGAAAAACGGTAATATTAATGCAAAAACGAATAGTGTTAATGGTCCAAGTACTGGTCTGAATAATGATctaaataatactaataaaaagaacaacagtagcagtagtaaaagaaaaaaaaatggcaactacaaaaaaaaaatgaatgagGATGATcagaaaaaggaagaaaagtACTTAACGATGtactatttttccttttatgtGTGTGGAATAATTGTTGATATgttcaaaaaagaaattgtaAATAATGTGGAAACAGTTAAAGAAGAATTATATGCTATGGAAACCAAAAAATTTGTAGAATCAAGACTATTAAATAGAGATATAGAGATAGAAATTAAACATCTtgataataattgtaatttatatgcaaatgtttattataagttaggaaatatatgtactttattattaaaaaatggatatgcttatataaatgagtatacaataaaatatgtagaCAACGCTATTGAATATAAAAGGGCATTAGATGAAGCTATACAActtagaaagaaaaaatggataaattatacagaaaaaaaggtAGATTTTGAAAAGGAATATTTTACAACCGTTGTTGAGGTTTTATATGGGGATGTTATTATTGTAGATTACAAGAATGAAGAGAGAAGATTATATATGGCTTCCATTAAATGTGAAAAACATAATACAGATTTAAAACTAAACACCTTGTGTATATTAGCAAAGGATTATTTGAAAAGTCAAATTGTTGGAGAGCGAGTTAAAATTGTTACAGAGTATGTTAGAACTCCACAAAGCAATAGTGATGGTTATATTCCTCAGTGCTCGGATGATAAGGGAAGAATGCATTTTGTCACTGTTTATAAattaggaaaaaagaaaagtaatcAAAATACCAGAAAAGAAAGCCTTTCAAATATATGGGAGGAGGAAAAGAATGGCAAAAAGGTTGCACTAGGTGGTAGCAAGTTGAAAGGTAAGAAAGGTGTCGATGGGATGAGAAGCGTTAATGGAGTGAGTGGAATAAACGGAGTTAGCGAAGTGAATGGGATAAAAAGCACAAAAAGTggaaaaaatgcaaaaatcaAACTGGGAGAGAAGCTACTAAATGGGGGAGTAAATAAACCAGAGGAGGAAGAATACATTAACCTAAATGAGCAACTAGTTTCAAGAGGATTAGCAAGAGTTATATCCCAACGACAGGAAGATGAAAAGGCAAGTAACTACTTCCATTTACAagaattagaaaaagaaGCTGAGCAAAAAAAAGTTGGGAGATTTAATCAGCATATTGATATTATTAAGATTAACAATATTAGTGGAAGTGACAATGCCTTAAGAGCTCGTTCTTTTGAAAATgtattaaacaaatataataatttaaatgcaTGTGTCGATTTTATATATGGGGCAAATAGATTTAAGTTACATATCCCTTCAcaaaatttgttaataaaCTTTATTTTACTCGGTATAAgtgttcaaaaaataaacttgAAAGATTTAGGAACAATTGAAAGTAACCATAAAAAAGTGAAtgaagaatatttaaatggggatgaaataaaaaaaagtaaaaaggaaaagatagAGTATAGAGAAATAGCTATTcaagcatataaatatacgagAAAAATGTTAATGCAAAGAAACGTACAAATTTCTATTGTAACATGTGACAAAGGAGGTAATTTTATAGGTATCCTTAAATATCAGAATAAAGATTTTTCTGTTCATTTACTTTCCTTAGGATATGGggttttaaatgaaataggtttaaataatacaaatgaaagaaataattatgtaaaagCAGCAGAAGAAGCTAAAAAACATAAACGAAATATATGGTCTATTGAAAAAACGGAAGATGCAGATAATTTACTAAATGTTGAAAAGGATTTATCCGCGTTTGATAATATTTACTATTGTTCTTATGTGGATGACATTAccaatatatgtattcaattaaaaagtaaacaagaacaattgaaaaaattacaagacgagttaaataaaaaccccgatatagatatattatcCTCATATACCTTaacagaaataaataaaaattctttagTTATGGCAAAATACGTTGATAAATGTTATTACAGAGCTGTCGTTTTGCAggtaaataaaagtaaaaaaaaagctatagtaaaatatatcgATTTCGGAAATGAAGAAGAATTAGATTttattgatataaaaaaattaaatgatagttttaatttgaaaaattatattcctttttcaaTCAAAGTGGCCTTAGCAGGATTGAAAATCCCAGctgaaaataaaacagacctaataatttacataaagAAGTTTTTACTtgacaaatatttatacgtcAAATTtgagaaaaaggaaaataacaCCTATTACGTAGTCTTTTATGATTATGAGCAATTTACATCAAACAAGAATGTTAAAAGTGTAAATGAAGAATTAGTGTTCAATGGAATATGCTATGTTGACAATCTTAGTGatactaaaatatttgaaaaattaaaaagagagGAAGCCTTAGCGAAAAAGAACAAACTTGTCATCTGGTCTTATGGCGATATAGACTACGACGACGAAAATTGA